A stretch of Borrelia turcica IST7 DNA encodes these proteins:
- the murB gene encoding UDP-N-acetylmuramate dehydrogenase has translation MSKHINNFLNKINTTPTKENLANYTTYKIGGIAKLFLIPKTIKEAEHIFKTAIEEKIKIFILGGGSNLLINDEEDIDFPIIYTGYLNKITLQGNKITAECGANFENLCNFALENELSGLEFIYGIPGTLGGAVWMNARCFGNEISEILDLVVFVDEDGQTICKKFEKNEFSYKISPFQNKNTLILKVTLNLSKGNKKHILNIMQHNKQNRIDKGHYLFPSSGSTFKNNKKFLKPTGKIIEECNLKGFKIGEASVSKYHGNFIINNNNARAKDIKELIKRVKTEVKAKTGFSLEEEVLYIGFKDKI, from the coding sequence ATGTCCAAACATATCAATAATTTTCTCAACAAAATCAATACCACTCCTACTAAAGAAAATCTTGCAAACTACACTACCTACAAAATAGGAGGCATTGCTAAATTATTTTTAATACCCAAAACCATCAAAGAAGCAGAACACATATTTAAAACAGCAATAGAGGAAAAGATTAAAATATTTATCTTAGGAGGAGGTTCAAATTTATTAATAAATGACGAAGAAGACATTGATTTTCCCATAATATACACTGGTTATCTGAATAAAATCACACTTCAAGGTAATAAAATTACTGCTGAATGCGGAGCTAATTTTGAAAATTTATGTAATTTTGCTCTAGAAAACGAATTAAGTGGATTAGAATTTATATACGGAATTCCTGGCACACTTGGAGGTGCCGTTTGGATGAATGCTAGATGCTTTGGGAACGAAATTTCTGAAATATTAGATTTAGTCGTTTTTGTAGATGAGGATGGACAAACCATCTGTAAAAAATTTGAAAAAAATGAATTTTCATACAAAATTTCTCCATTTCAAAACAAAAATACTTTAATATTAAAAGTTACACTAAATTTATCTAAGGGAAATAAAAAACATATCTTAAATATTATGCAACATAATAAACAAAATAGGATAGACAAAGGTCATTATCTTTTTCCAAGTAGTGGAAGTACATTTAAAAATAATAAAAAATTTTTAAAACCTACCGGAAAAATAATTGAAGAATGCAATCTAAAAGGATTCAAAATAGGAGAAGCATCTGTTTCGAAATATCATGGAAACTTTATTATAAATAACAACAATGCCCGCGCCAAAGATATTAAAGAGTTAATTAAAAGAGTAAAAACTGAAGTAAAAGCAAAAACAGGATTCTCCCTTGAAGAAGAAGTCCTATACATTGGATTTAAAGACAAAATTTAA
- a CDS encoding cysteine--tRNA ligase, with the protein MILKLYNTKTKSLSEVKKSGETKIYACGPTVYNYAHIGNLRTYIFEDVLIKSLRLLGYSVNYAMNITDIGHLTGEFDEGEDKVVKAARERGLTVYEISKFFTEAFFLDCEKLNIVCPDNVLIASKYIARMIEVVKVLEKNNFTYFVNGNVYFDTSRFKNYGQMAGISLDNACASVSRVEIDASKKNKTDFVLWFTNSKFKDQEMKWDSPWGFGYPSWHLECATMNLDCFKDTLSIHLGGVDHIGVHHINEIAIVECYLKKSWCDLFVHGEFLIMEDEKMSKSKGNFITIKDLESDGFSPLDFRYFCLTAHYRTQLKFTLSNLRACRVARENMLNKLTSLYSSLNQFDIPLLNNTYYNIESSLENKYYNNFLEKIAFDLNIPQALALLWDVVKDDNLEALLKLRLAFKFDEVLSLSLREEVLKAIKRDDVHMDDWMNSLLEERRIAKLRRDFNRADEIRDYFISKGFVLIDTEEGTKVRRG; encoded by the coding sequence ATGATTCTTAAGTTATATAATACAAAGACAAAAAGTTTATCTGAGGTAAAAAAGAGTGGTGAAACTAAGATTTACGCTTGTGGCCCTACTGTTTATAATTATGCACACATCGGCAATCTTAGAACATATATTTTTGAAGACGTACTTATTAAGTCCTTAAGGCTTTTAGGCTATAGTGTTAATTATGCAATGAATATTACTGACATTGGCCATTTAACGGGTGAATTTGATGAGGGTGAGGATAAGGTAGTTAAGGCCGCAAGGGAGAGAGGACTTACAGTTTATGAAATTAGTAAATTTTTTACGGAAGCTTTTTTTCTTGATTGTGAAAAATTGAATATAGTATGTCCTGATAATGTTCTTATTGCAAGTAAATATATAGCTCGCATGATAGAAGTTGTCAAGGTTCTTGAAAAGAATAATTTTACTTATTTTGTTAATGGAAATGTTTATTTTGATACTTCTCGTTTTAAAAATTATGGTCAAATGGCTGGAATTAGCCTAGATAATGCTTGTGCCTCTGTTTCTAGAGTTGAGATAGATGCATCAAAGAAGAATAAAACAGACTTTGTTTTGTGGTTTACAAATTCAAAATTTAAAGACCAGGAAATGAAATGGGATTCGCCTTGGGGTTTTGGTTATCCAAGTTGGCATTTAGAATGTGCTACTATGAACTTAGATTGTTTTAAAGACACTCTTAGTATCCATTTAGGAGGCGTTGATCATATTGGAGTTCATCATATAAATGAAATAGCTATAGTGGAATGTTACTTAAAAAAATCGTGGTGTGATTTATTTGTGCATGGTGAATTTTTGATTATGGAAGATGAAAAAATGTCAAAATCAAAGGGTAATTTTATTACCATTAAAGACTTAGAAAGTGATGGGTTTTCTCCTCTAGATTTTAGATATTTTTGTTTAACGGCACATTACAGAACACAACTTAAATTTACATTAAGTAACCTTAGAGCTTGTAGAGTAGCTAGGGAAAATATGCTTAATAAGTTAACTTCTCTTTATTCTTCACTAAATCAATTTGATATACCACTACTTAATAATACTTATTATAATATTGAATCTTCTCTGGAGAATAAATATTATAATAATTTTTTAGAAAAGATAGCTTTTGATTTGAATATTCCTCAAGCTTTAGCTTTACTTTGGGATGTTGTTAAGGACGATAATTTAGAGGCTCTTTTAAAGCTTAGGCTTGCATTTAAGTTTGATGAAGTTTTGTCTTTGAGTTTAAGAGAAGAGGTACTGAAAGCTATTAAGAGGGATGATGTACATATGGATGATTGGATGAATTCTTTACTGGAAGAGAGACGAATTGCAAAATTAAGAAGAGATTTTAATCGTGCTGATGAGATTAGGGATTATTTTATTTCTAAGGGGTTTGTCTTAATTGATACAGAAGAGGGGACTAAGGTTAGAAGAGGTTAA
- a CDS encoding IPT/TIG domain-containing protein — protein sequence MAKSFIGKYFVLILLFLAFLGLFIFSGFLFYLKPVIYEISPIPASHENVIVIRGHHLGNKVGDININDHYLMKSSIVSWSDEKIVFRITDEINSGLIFIKSEQGFSNELFLVISRQVPVRLGVESKPFLFVPQDLSLMTNIPVVLRGRNLASNFSVVEIFVQTKQQSYKILPQDILRVSKSEIEFIPPKTLRSKGEVFLLVDGVKSNKIPFNFRSNFFKWTLGKGKNFKISQEIYFMQDSDKDSKLKLDDINFNVFYLGPIKNERQKIKFSNNEGTDLDLNNLFFESLKVDKHYLKFEVETYRLNLEILNKQSLYDIKVNKNDDIYEFKTYVSNKMNNYLSYESLDLTPITLNMNKIDSESAYKLAKSIIDALILYFSITDNSLSLDESIKRREISTDNLITLTNLLFLRKGIPLRTAIGLYFDSESSSLKKHVWCEFFLEHIGFIYFDIINAVLFKNSSKYFLNMTEDYIHYGYKEDFDDYLPSSEYIDLGLLKYKNLTDHDYSLNYRFTLEEDINDR from the coding sequence TTGGCAAAATCTTTTATTGGTAAATATTTTGTTTTAATCTTGCTTTTTCTTGCTTTTTTGGGTTTATTTATTTTTTCTGGATTTTTATTTTATTTAAAACCTGTGATTTATGAAATATCGCCAATTCCTGCATCACATGAAAATGTCATTGTAATTAGAGGTCATCATTTAGGTAATAAGGTAGGAGATATTAATATTAATGACCACTATTTAATGAAGAGTAGCATTGTTAGTTGGAGTGATGAAAAAATAGTTTTTAGAATTACAGATGAAATAAATTCGGGTCTTATTTTTATAAAGAGTGAGCAGGGATTTAGTAATGAACTTTTCCTTGTAATTAGTAGGCAAGTTCCAGTTAGACTTGGAGTAGAGAGCAAACCTTTTCTTTTTGTTCCCCAAGATTTAAGTTTAATGACTAATATTCCTGTTGTATTGAGAGGCAGAAATTTGGCATCAAATTTTTCTGTTGTTGAAATATTTGTGCAAACGAAGCAACAATCTTATAAAATTCTTCCTCAAGATATATTAAGAGTATCCAAAAGTGAGATCGAATTTATTCCTCCAAAGACTTTGCGTAGTAAAGGTGAGGTTTTTTTATTGGTTGACGGCGTTAAGAGTAATAAAATTCCTTTTAATTTTAGGTCAAATTTTTTTAAGTGGACTTTAGGAAAAGGTAAAAACTTTAAGATATCTCAAGAAATTTATTTTATGCAAGATTCTGATAAAGATTCTAAACTTAAATTGGATGATATTAATTTTAATGTTTTTTATTTAGGTCCAATTAAGAATGAAAGGCAGAAAATTAAGTTTTCAAATAATGAAGGTACTGATCTGGATTTGAATAATTTATTTTTTGAAAGTTTGAAAGTTGATAAACATTATTTAAAGTTTGAAGTTGAAACTTATAGGTTAAATTTAGAGATTTTGAATAAACAGTCTTTATATGATATTAAGGTAAATAAAAATGATGATATCTATGAATTTAAGACATATGTTTCAAACAAAATGAATAATTATTTATCTTATGAATCACTTGATTTAACTCCAATTACTTTAAATATGAACAAGATAGATAGCGAGTCAGCTTATAAATTAGCTAAATCTATTATCGATGCTTTAATATTGTATTTTAGCATTACAGATAATAGCTTGAGCTTGGATGAGTCTATTAAGAGGAGAGAAATTTCAACAGATAATCTGATTACTCTTACTAATTTGTTGTTTTTACGAAAAGGTATACCTTTAAGAACAGCAATTGGATTGTATTTTGATTCTGAATCTTCTAGTCTTAAAAAACATGTTTGGTGTGAGTTTTTTTTAGAGCATATTGGATTTATTTATTTTGATATAATAAATGCAGTATTATTTAAAAACAGTTCTAAGTATTTTTTGAATATGACAGAGGATTATATCCATTATGGATACAAGGAAGATTTTGATGATTACTTGCCGTCTAGTGAATATATAGACTTAGGGCTGTTGAAATATAAAAACTTAACAGATCACGATTATTCTTTGAATTATAGGTTTACTTTGGAGGAGGATATTAATGATAGATAA